One Falco naumanni isolate bFalNau1 chromosome 15, bFalNau1.pat, whole genome shotgun sequence DNA segment encodes these proteins:
- the GFOD2 gene encoding glucose-fructose oxidoreductase domain-containing protein 2 isoform X2, giving the protein MSSHIVQGIGKNVICEKAATSVDAFRMVTAARYYPKLMSIVGNVLRFLPAFVKMKQLIEEHYVGSVMICDVRVYGGSLLSHKYNWICDELMGGGGLHTMGTYIIDLLTHLISRRAEKVHGLLKTFVKQNTAISGIRHVTSDDFCFFQMLMSEGVCCTVTLNFNMPGSFIHEVMIVGSAGRLIARGTDLYGQKNTALQEELLFTDSLTVNKGLLDKGFKDIPLLYLKGMVYMVQALRQSFQDQEDRRTWDHKPVSMAASFEDGLYMQSVVEAIKKSSRSGEWEAVEVMTEEPDANQNLCEALQRNNL; this is encoded by the coding sequence GAATAGGGAAGAACGTGATCTGTGAGAAAGCTGCTACCTCTGTGGATGCCTTCAGGATGGTCACAGCTGCCAGGTATTACCCCAAGCTGATGAGCATTGTTGGCAATGTTCTCCGTTTTTTGCCCGCCTTTGTGAAGATGAAGCAGTTGATAGAGGAGCACTATGTGGGCAGCGTGATGATCTGTGACGTACGAGTTTATGGGGGAAGCTTGCTCAGTCACAAGTACAACTGGATCTGTGATGAGCTGATGGGAGGAGGTGGTCTGCATACGATGGGAACCTACATTATCGATCTCTTAACTCACCTCatcagcaggagagcagagaaggTCCATGGTTTGCTCAAGACTTTCGTGAAGCAGAACACAGCGATAAGCGGGATCCGCCATGTCACTAGTGatgacttctgctttttccagatGCTAATGAGCGAGGGTGTCTGTTGCACTGTGACTCTCAACTTCAACATGCCTGGATCGTTCATCCACGAGGTCATGATTGTTGGGTCTGCTGGGCGCCTCATAGCTCGTGGCACGGACTTGTATGGGCAGAAGAACACTGCGCTCCAGGAAGAACTACTGTTTACAGACTCTCTGACTGTCAACAAGGGCCTTTTGGATAAGGGGTTTAAAGACATCCCGCTGCTTTACCTAAAAGGAATGGTATACATGGTGCAAGCACTGCGGCAGTCTTTCCAAGACCAGGAAGACCGTCGGACATGGGATCATAAACCTGTTTCTATGGCAGCCTCTTTTGAAGATGGTCTGTACATGCAAAGTGTAGTAGAGGCCATCAAGAAAtccagcaggtcaggggagTGGGAGGCTGTGGAGGTGATGACTGAGGAACCAGATGCCAATCAAAACCTCTGTGAGGCGCTTCAAAGAAATAACTTATGA
- the GFOD2 gene encoding glucose-fructose oxidoreductase domain-containing protein 2 isoform X3: protein MVTAARYYPKLMSIVGNVLRFLPAFVKMKQLIEEHYVGSVMICDVRVYGGSLLSHKYNWICDELMGGGGLHTMGTYIIDLLTHLISRRAEKVHGLLKTFVKQNTAISGIRHVTSDDFCFFQMLMSEGVCCTVTLNFNMPGSFIHEVMIVGSAGRLIARGTDLYGQKNTALQEELLFTDSLTVNKGLLDKGFKDIPLLYLKGMVYMVQALRQSFQDQEDRRTWDHKPVSMAASFEDGLYMQSVVEAIKKSSRSGEWEAVEVMTEEPDANQNLCEALQRNNL, encoded by the coding sequence ATGGTCACAGCTGCCAGGTATTACCCCAAGCTGATGAGCATTGTTGGCAATGTTCTCCGTTTTTTGCCCGCCTTTGTGAAGATGAAGCAGTTGATAGAGGAGCACTATGTGGGCAGCGTGATGATCTGTGACGTACGAGTTTATGGGGGAAGCTTGCTCAGTCACAAGTACAACTGGATCTGTGATGAGCTGATGGGAGGAGGTGGTCTGCATACGATGGGAACCTACATTATCGATCTCTTAACTCACCTCatcagcaggagagcagagaaggTCCATGGTTTGCTCAAGACTTTCGTGAAGCAGAACACAGCGATAAGCGGGATCCGCCATGTCACTAGTGatgacttctgctttttccagatGCTAATGAGCGAGGGTGTCTGTTGCACTGTGACTCTCAACTTCAACATGCCTGGATCGTTCATCCACGAGGTCATGATTGTTGGGTCTGCTGGGCGCCTCATAGCTCGTGGCACGGACTTGTATGGGCAGAAGAACACTGCGCTCCAGGAAGAACTACTGTTTACAGACTCTCTGACTGTCAACAAGGGCCTTTTGGATAAGGGGTTTAAAGACATCCCGCTGCTTTACCTAAAAGGAATGGTATACATGGTGCAAGCACTGCGGCAGTCTTTCCAAGACCAGGAAGACCGTCGGACATGGGATCATAAACCTGTTTCTATGGCAGCCTCTTTTGAAGATGGTCTGTACATGCAAAGTGTAGTAGAGGCCATCAAGAAAtccagcaggtcaggggagTGGGAGGCTGTGGAGGTGATGACTGAGGAACCAGATGCCAATCAAAACCTCTGTGAGGCGCTTCAAAGAAATAACTTATGA